The sequence ATCCGCGCTTTCCCGAGGACGGCGCCGGCGGGCTCACCAAGCTCCGCGCCCAGGCCGTCTCGCGCCAGGCGTGCGCGCAGGTCGCGCGCGACATGGGCGTGCCGGATCGCCTCCGGGCCGCCGCGCCCGAGGGCACGGGAAAGAGCGCCGACGTGCTGCTCGATTCCGACCGCATCCTCGCCTCGCTGTGCGAGTCGGTGATCGGGGCCTGTTACGTGGCCTTCGGCTTCGATCGCGTGGCCCCCGCTGTCGTGCGCGCCTTCCACGATGAGATCGAGCGCGCGCTCGAGCATCCGGTGGACTTCAAGTCCGTGCTGCAGGAGCGGCTCGCGCGCCGCGCCCGCGTCGTCGGATACCGGATCGAGTCCGAGGAGGGCCCGCCTCACGAGCGCAGCTTCGTGGCCGTGGCCGAGGTGGACGGCGTCGAGATCGGCAGGGGCGAGGGCAAGACCAAGAAGAGCGCCGAGCAGGAGGCAGCGCTGCGCGCGCTCGAGACCGAGGACGGCGACTGATGCACCTGCGCTCGGTCAGCCTCAAGGGCTTCAAGTCCTTCCCCGACCGCACGAAGCTCGAGTTCTCCCCCGGGGTGTCCGTCGTGGTCGGGCCCAACGGCTCCGGCAAGTCCAACATCACCGACGCCGTGCTGTGGGCGCTCGGCGAGCAGAGCCCGCTCGCGGTGCGCGGCCAGACCATGGCCGACGTCATCTTCGCCGGCGGTGCGGGTCTGCCCTCGCGCAACGCGGCCGAGGTCGAGGTCGTGCTCGACAACTCCGAGGGCGCGTTCCAGAGCGAGTTCTCCGAGCTCTCGATCGTCCGCCGGCTCACCCGCGACGGCGAGGGGGAGTACCGCCTCAACGGCGCGCGCTGCCGGCTCGTGGACGTGCTCGAGGTGCTGTCCGACACGGGTCTCGGCAAGGAGATGCACTCCGTGGTCTCCCAGGGACGCGTCGAGTCGATCATCCACTCCAAGCCCCGCGACCGCCGCCTGCTGATCGAGGAGGCGGCGGGACTGGGCAAGCACCGCAAGCGCCGCCGCCGGGCGGAGCTCAAGCTCGCGCGCACCGAGCACAACCTGTCTCGGGCCCTGGACGTGGAGCGGGAGGCACGCTCGCGGCTGCGCCCGCTCAAGCGCCAGGCCGAGGCCGCGGAGCTCCACGAGCGCCTGGAGCGGCAATCGCTCGAGGCGCGGCTCGAGCTGTCGCGCGAGACGGTGCGGGTGCTGAGTGCCGAGCTGGCCGGCGCGGAGGAGGTCGCGGGGCGAGCTCGCGGCGAGCGCGACGAGGCTGAGCGGCTGCTCGCCGAGGTCGCGCAGCGGCGGGAGCGGACGGAGGAGGCGTTCGCACTCCAGACCCGCGCGCGCGAGCGGCTCACCGGACGGCTGTTCGCCGCCCGCTCGTCGGCGGAGCGCATCGCCATGCGCGGCGAGCGCGCGCGCGACGCCGGCGCGGCCGCGCGGGAGTCCGCCGAGCGCCGGCGGCGTGAGCTCGGCGTGCTCGAGGCCGCCGCCACGGAGGAGCCGCCCCCCGGCGAGCACGCCGGCGATCGCATCACGGCCCTGGAGGCGGAGCTGACCGAGCTCGACGAGCGCCGGCGCGAGCGCCTCGACAGCGAGCTCGCGGGCCTGGTTCAGGAGCGCGAGCAGGCCGAGCGCCGCAGCCACGAGCTGGCGGCCGCCGCCGAAGAGCGTCGTGAGGCCGTGGCGGCGGCCGAGAGCGACGCCGAGAAGGGGCGCGCCGCCCGGCGCGACGCCGAGCGCGCGGCCGAGGCCGCGCGCCGCGAGGCCGCACGGGTGGGCGCCGAGCTCGCGGCCGCCAACCAGTTCCTGCGCACCGCCGCGGGTGCGCCTGGCGGGGCCCGCTCGCTCGCCGACCAAGTGGCGGTCGAACCCGGCTTCGAGCGCGCGCTGGCGGTGGCGCTGGGGTCGCGCCTGAGCGCGGGTCTCGTGGACGACCTCCCGGCCGGCGAGAAGCTGCTCGACGGGGCGGGCCGTGACGGCGGCACGGCCCTGGTGGCTCCCGCTGCCGCGCAGGCCCCCGGCGCCGGCGGGCAGCAGCCGCCGGTGGACGGCGCCGAGCCGCTCGGCGCACGGGTGGGCGCGGACGGGCCCGTGGGCGCGGCCCTCGAGCGCCTGCTCGCGAACGTCTGGGTGGTCGAGTCGCTCGAGCCGCTGCCCGCTCACTTCACGGGTGTGGCCGTCACCCGCGCCGGCCGTCTCTTCCACGGTGCCACGGGCGAGCTCCACCAGGCGCCCGCGGGCGGGCAGGAGCGGATCCTGGAGAACCGCAACCGCCGCGACGAGCTCGTGGCCATGTCGGAGGCGGCGGTTCGCGCGGAGACCGCTGCCGGCGCCGAGGTCGAGGCCGCGGCCGAGGCGGTCACGGCCGCCGATGCCGCCCGCGAGCAGGCCGAGGGCGTACTGCGCGCGGCTCGCCGCGAGGCCGAGGAGGCCGCCGAGGCGGCCCGCCGCGCCGCCTGGCTCATCGAGCGTCGCCGTGACGCGCCGGACGAGGGCGAGGCCGCCGTCCGCCGCGCGCAGGTCGCGGCCGAGCTCGCCGCGGAGCGCCGCCACGCCGAGCGCTCCCGGCGGGAGGCGGAGGAGCGCGAGCGGCGCCGTACGTCCCTGCGCGAGGGCATGGCGCGCGACGAGGGCGTCGAGGCCTGCGCCGGCCGCGTCGTGGCTGCGCTCGCCGATGCCGAGGCCGCCGTGACCGCCCGTCGCGAGGCTCTCACCGAGGAGCTCGCCGTCGACGAGCAGGCCGGGCAGCGCACCGCAGCCGAGCTGCGCGAGTGCGCCCACGGCGAGGCCGAGCTGCAGGGCCGGCTCAAGGCGGCCGGCGAGCAGGTCACCGTCTGCGAGGTGCGGGCCCAGCAGGTTCGCGGCGGCGCGCGCGAGGCGGAGCAGGAGCTCGGCACGATCGCGGAGCGGCTCGGCTTCGAGCCCACGCCCGCCGAGGACCCGCTCCCCGAGGAGCAGCGTGCCGACCTCGAGGTGCGCATCGAGCGCCTGGCCCGCCGGCGCGAGCAGCTCGGTCCGGTCAACCCGCTCGCCAAGCAGGAGTACGAGGAGGCGGTCGACCACGTCGAGGAGCTGGAGACCCAGCGCGGCGATCTCGAGCAGGCACTCGCGGAGCTCGAGAAGCTCATCAAGGACACCGACAGGCGCATCCGCGAGAGCTTCGAGGAAACCTTCGACCTTGCCGCGGGGAACTTCGAGGAGCTCGTCCAGCATCTCTTCCCGGGTGGCCGCGGGCGCCTGAGGCTGGTCCAGCCCGAGGGCCCGCGCCCCGTCATCGGCGGCCAGCCCGCGCCGGCAGAGGCCGAGTCCGCCGGCGAGGAGCGGGCCGAGGCGGAGGAGGAGCCGGCGGCGGAGGAGCCGGGGGTCGAGGTCGAGGTCACCCCGGCCGGCAAGTCGATGAAGCGGCTGTCGCTGCTGTCGGGAGGCGAGAAGTCGCTGGTCGCGCTCGCCTTCATGTTCGCCGTCTTCCTGGCCCGGCCGTGCCCCTTCTACATCCTGGACGAGGTGGAGGCCGCGCTCGACGACCTCAACATCGACCGCTTCCTCCAGCTGGTGCGCCGCTACTCGGACCGCGCGCAGTTCATCGTCGTCACCCACCAGAAGCGCACCATGGACGCCGCGGACTGCATCTACGGCGTCAGCATGGGCGGCGACGGCGTGTCCAAGGTGGTCTCGCGCAAGCTGTCGGAGGGGCGCCCGGCGCTCGAGCCGGTCGCCGGCGAAGGCTCCGAGGCCGCGGCGTAGTAACTGCACAACCTTCGGGGTCCCGCCGCGTTCACACTGCTGGCACCCCAAACCGGCCAGGAGGAACACCTTGAAGAGGACTCGGATCACCACGCTCGCCGCCGCGCTCGGCGCGCTGCTCGTGTTCGCGGCCGTGGCCGTCGCCGCCACCATCACCGGCACCGATGGCGACGACCGCCTGAACGGCACGAACGAGGCCGACAACATCACGCTCGGCGCGGGGGACGACCGCAGCCACGCCCGAGACGGGGACGACAGCGTCAACGGCGAGGCCGGCGACGACCGCCTCAACGGCGGCGACGGCGACGACTCGCTCGACGGCGGCGACGGCAACGACCGCCTCCGCGGCGGCCGCGGCGACGATCGCGTGAGTGGCGGCGAGGGCAACGACCGCGTGCACGCCGATCGCGGCAACGACGTCGTCGACGGCGGCGCCGGCGACGACCGCATCCGTGGCGGCAGGAGCCGCGACGGCGACGAGCTCAACGGCGGCGACGGCAACGACCGGATCCACTCCGGGCGCGGCGGCGACGAGGTGGCCGGCGGCGACGGCAACGACCGCATCCGCGGAGGACGCGGTCGCGATTCGCTGGCCGGCGGCGACGGCGACGACAACATCCGCGGCGGCCGTGGGCGCGACACCGTGGACGGAGGCGCCGGCGACGACCGGATCAACGTGCGGGGCGGGCGTGGCGCCGACACCGTCACCTGCGGGGACGGCGAGGACACCGTGCTGGCCGACCGCCGGGACAACGTGGCGGACGACTGCGAGAACGTCCGCACCCGTGGGCGCGCGCGCGCCGAGCGGCGCCGGGGCGACCGCGACGACCGCGGCCGCGGCCGGGGCGACCGCTGACCGCCGGCGCCAGCCGCAGCAGGCCCGACTCGAAGCGCCCCGCCACCGCGGGGCGCTTCGCATTTCGAGGGCACCTATCCTCCGCGCCCGCATGCCCAGCACCTGGCACGAGCTCTTCCTGACCGCCGATGGCGCCGGGTCGCCCCCGCCGCCCGAGCCCGAGGAGCGGCGCCGCGGCTTCCTCCACCGCCTGCGGGAGAACATGGCCAAGACCCGGGAGGCCCTCGGGGCGGAGCTGCAGGCCACGGTGTTCCAGACGCTCGACGACGAGGCCTGGGAGCGGCTGGAGGAGACGCTGATCTACGCGGACGTGGGCGCGCAGACCACGGCACGCATCGTAGAGCGGCTCGAGCGCGAGGCCGGGGCGGGGGAGCTCTCGGGCGGCGAGGACCTCTCGCGCCGCCTGCGCGAGCTGCTGAGCGAGACCGCGAAGGTGGGGGAGCCCACGATCGACATCCGCCCGCGGCCGGCCGTGGTGCTGGTGGTGGGGGTGAACGGCACCGGCAAGACCACGACGATCGGCAAGCTGGCCTGGCACCTCAAGCACGAGCTCGACAGCTCGGTGCTGCTCGCGGCGGGCGACACGTTCCGAGCCGCCGCCGTGGAGCAGCTCGCCATCTGGGCCGAGCGCGCAGAGGCCGAGCTGGTGCGCGCAGAGCCGGGCTCCGACCCCGGAGCCGTGGCGTTCGACGCCGTCGGCGCGGCGCGGGCGCGCGGGCACGACGTGGTGATCTGTGACACCGCCGGGCGCCTCCACACCCAGCGGAACCTCATGGACGAGCTGGCCAAGGTGCAGCGCGTCATCCGCAAGCAGATCCCCGAGGCGCCGCACGAGACGCTGCTCGTGATCGACGCCACCACCGGCCAGAACGGCCTGCGCCAGGCCCGGCTGTTCTCCGATGCCGTGGACGTCACGGGCATCGTGCTCACGAAGCTCGACGGCACCGCCAAGGGCGGCATAGCGCTGGCGATCGCCGACGAGCTGGGCGTGCCCGTCAAGCTCATCGGCATCGGGGAGGGCATCGAGGACCTGCGCCCCTTCGATCCCGACGACTTCGCGAGCGCCATCCTCGGCTGAGGGGCTGAGTCCGGGCGCTGGGTCGCATTACCCAGACCATGTCGGGGCAAAGCGACCCAGTGGGACGTCCTCGTGCCCGGCAGCTACGCCACGCGAGCTTGTGCAAAGTCGCACCCCGCGGTTGCAGCCGCCGCGGCCGGGGCCTACCGTGGCCCCACCGACGTCGTCTCTCGGGGAAGGAGAGCCCTCCGTGCCTCACCGCTCGCCCGCCGCGGCGCTCGCCGCCGTGGCAGCACTCGCCCTGCTGCTGGCCGCTGCGCCCGCGTCCGCCGCGCCCTGCCGCCCGGCGCTGTTCGACGCCGAGCCCACGCTCTGGGACTTCCACCCCGCGCTCGACGGCGCCATCTTCGACGGCGCCCACGGCGCGTCGGGGGTATGGCGTGACGACGCCTTCGACGGCTACGGCCAGCTGACCGTGGACGTGGCCGGCGGAGGCGGGCTCACCACCTACGGCTCGACGGGCGCGGACGCGTGCACGCGCGAGGAGGGCGGCCGCGAGGTGGTCTTCCCGACCGTGTCGATCGACGGGCTGCAGGTGAGCCGCAAGGTCTACTCGCCGGCAGCCGGCCCCGGCTTCATCCGCTGGCTCGACGTGCTCCACAACCCTGGCAGCGCGCCCATCAGCACGGCCATGCGCTTCACGGGCAACCTCGGCACCGACGCGGCGCCGGACCCGCCGGCGACCGCCGTGTTCGCCACCTCCAGCGGCGACGCGGTGGCCGGCCCGGCGGACAGCTGGGCGGCCTCGGACGACGGTGGCGGGGGTGACCCGCAGATCGTGCACGTCTGGGACGACGCCGGGCCCGGCGCCGCCGACCGGGCGGACGTCGTAACGCTGGCCGACGGCGACGAGGACGTGGAGATGCGCTACGGCGGCGTGACGATCGCACCCGGCGCAACGGCGGCGTTCATGCATCTGGCCGCGCTGCGCTCCACGCGCGCCGATGCGACGGCCGCCGCGCAGATGCTGTCCGTCGGTGGGGGCATGGTCTTCTTCGGGCTGTCGCCGGGCGAGGGCGCCGCGCTGCGCAACTGGTCCGGCCTGGACTTCGACCGCGACGGGGTGGCCAGCGAGTCCGACAACTGCCCGTACTCGGGCAACCCGGGCCAGGAGGACAGCAACGGCGACGGCATCGGCGACGCCTGCGCAGGCGACATCGACGGAGACGGTCTCTCGAACGAGCGCGAGGCGCTGCTCGGCACCAACCCCGCCCTCGCCGACACCGACGGCGACTCCGTGCCCGACGGCTCGGACGTCTGCGCGGTGCGCGCCGGGCTCGGCGTGGACGGCTGCGCGGACACCACGCGCCCGCTGTCCACGGTGTCGCGCTATGCGCGCAGGCCGCGCCGCTCGCGGCTCTTCAGCCGCGGCCTCACGGCGCGCGTGGGCTGCGACGAGCCCTGCTCGGTACGCGTGCAGCTCATCCGCTCCAGCCGCGGCGTGCGCTTCTCGCGCGGCGGGGACCTCATCGTCGGCGAGCGCCTGCAGGGCCAGCCGCAGTTCGGCCGCCGGACCGTCAGGGTCAAGCCGCTGCGGCGCTTCCGGCGCGTGCTCCGGCGCGGCACGCGGCTCACGTTCCGGGTGATCGTCAGCGACGTATCGGGCAACCGCCGGACACTGAACCGCCGCATCGTCGTGCGGTAGCGTCCGGCCGGCCTTGGCCGCGAGACGCGACATGGGGGAGGGCACACGCGCGGTTCACGCGGGCCTCCCCGAGTCGTCTGCCGGGGCGCCGTTCCTGCCGGGCCCCGTGCTGGCGGCTCCGTATCACCTGCCGGGCGATCCCCACGCCACGCCCTACGGCTACGGCCGCTACGCCAACCCCACCTGGACCGCGTACGAGGCGGCGGTGGGAGAGCTCGAGGGCGGACTGGCCGTGGCGTTCGCCTCCGGAATGGCGGCCTGCACTGCGGTCCTGGTGCCGGGACTCGCCCCGGGCGACCTCCTGGTGGCCTGCTCGGACGGCTACCCCGTGGTGCGCGCTCTCGCCGCCGAGCACCTCGAGCCGCGCGGGGTCGAGGTCCGGTTCGTCCCCACCGCGGAGATCGGGAGGGCGCTCGAGGGCGCCGCGATGGTGTGGCTCGAGACGCCCTCGAACCCGGCCCTCGACGTCTGCGACGTGGCGGCGATCGCCCTCGTCACGGAGGCGCCGGTGGTGGTGGACAACACTCTCGCCACCCCACTCGGGCAGCGGCCGCTGGAGCTGGGCGCCGACATGTCGGTCAGCAGCGGGTCGAAGGCGCTCAGCGGCCACGGAGACCTCGTCATGGGGCTCGTGACGTGCGCCGATCCCGAGCGCGCCGCCGCCGTCCGCCGCTGGCGCGACCGCACCGGCGCGATCCCCGGCCCGTTCGAGGCCTGGCTGGCCCACCGCTCGCTCGCCACCCTCGAGCTCCGGCTCGACCGCCAGTGCGCCACCGCCCTGGCGCTCGCGGAGCTCCTCGCCGCGCGGGAGGACGTCGACGGCGTCCGTTACCCGGGCCTCGCCGCCTCGCCGGGCCACGAGCTGGCCAGTCGCCAGATGCGCCGCTTCGGCCCCATGGTGAGCTTCGACCTCGGCAGGCGCGAGCGCGCGGAGCGCTTCCTGGGCGCGCTCGAGCTGGTGGCCGAGGCCACGAGCTTCGGCAGCGTCCACTCCTCGGCCGAGCGCCGGGCCCGCTGGGGCCAGGGCGACGCCGTGGGGGAGGGGTTCATCCGCTTCAGCTGCGGCTGCGAGGACACCGCCGATGTGCTCGCCGACGTCGAGCGCGCGTTGGCGGCCAGGACATAGGATCGGTATATGCCGGACTGGGTGCTCTGGATGATCGCGGCCGCGCTGCTCGCAGCGGGCGAGGCGGCCACGCTCAGCTTCATCCTCGGCCCGATCGGGCTGGCCGCGCTGCTGGCGGGCGGCGTCGCGCTCGCGGGCGTCTCGATCGAGCTGCAGTTCGTCGTCTTCATCCTCGCCTCGATCGGCTCGCTCGCGATCGTGCGCCCCATCGCCCGCCGGCACCTGCGCACGCCGCCCCAGATCCGCACCGGCACCGCCGCGCTGGTGGGGCGCACGGCGCTCGTGCTCGATCGCGTCGACGGAGACGGCGGCAGCGTGAAGCTCGGTGGCGAGGTCTGGTCGGCGCGCGCGTTCGACGACGAGCGCGTCTACGAGCCCGGCGCCCGCGTCGAGGTCCTGGAGATCGAGGGCGCCACGGCGCTCGTGTCGGAATAGGAGATCCGCATGTCCGCAGCCGCAATCGTCCTGATCGTCGTCGGTCTCGTGGTGCTGTTCATCCTCGGCCGGACGGTTCGCATCATCCCCCAGGCGCGCGCCGGGATCATCGAGCGCCTGGGCCGCTACAACCGCACGCTCGACCCCGGCCTCACGGTCATCGTGCCCTTCATCGACCGCCTGCGCCCGCTCATCGACCTGCGCGAGCAGGTGGTCTCGTTCCCGCCGCAGCCGGTGATCACCGAGGACAACCTCGTGGTGAACATCGACACGGTCATCTACTACCAGGTCACCAACCCCAAGTCCGCGACCTATGAGATCGCCGACTACATCGGCGCCATCGAGCAGCTCACGGTCACCACGCTGCGCAACGTGATCGGCGGCATGACGCTCGAGGACACGCTCACCTCGCGGGACAAGATCAACGCGGCGCTTCGGATGGTGCTCGACGAGGCCACCGGGAAGTGGGGCATCCGCGTCAACCGCGTGGAGCTGAAGGCGGTCGATCCGCCGGGCACGATCCAGGAGGCGATGGAGAAGCAGATGCGCGCCGAGCGCGACAAGCGCGCGGCCATCCTCACCGCGGAGGGCTACAAGCAGTCCCAGATCCTCACGGCGGAGGGCGAGAAGCAGAGCGCCATCCTCAAGGCCGAGGGCCAGCGCGAGGCGCAGATCCTCTCCGCCGAGGGCCAGTCGAAGGCGATCGAGACCGTGTTCGATGCCATCCACCGCGGTGACGCCGACCCGAAGCTGCTCGCCTACCAGTACCTCCAGGTGCTGCCGCAGATCGCCCAGGGCGACTCCAACAAGGTATGGATCATCCCGAGTGAGTTCGGGCAGGCGCTCGGCCAGTTCGGCTCGGCGATCGCCCAGGGCGGGGAGGGCGACAGGTCGCGCCCGCCGGCGAAGGGCGACCCGCCCCTCGGCCCGCCGGAGTAGGCGGAGGCATGCGCGGCGGCGATCCCGGCGCCGCGCGCTAGCCTCGTCCGTCCATGTTCGACTCCCTCGCCGAGCGGCTGCAGGCCGCGCTCTCCGACGTCCGCTCGCGGGGCAAGCTGACCGAGGAGGACGTGACCAGGGCCATGCGCCAGGTGCGGCTCGCGCTGCTGGAGGCCGACGTCAACTTCGGTGTGGTCAAGCAGTTCACCGCCGCGGTTCGGGAGCGGGCGCTCGGCGCGGACGTGATGGAGTCGCTGCACCCGGGCCAGCAGGTGGTGAAGATCGTCGACGACGAGCTCACCGAGCTGATGGGCGGCTCCGGGCGCGAGCTCGCGATGTCCGCCGGCAAGCCCACCGTCATCCTGATGGCCGGCCTCCAGGGGTCGGGCAAGACCACCGCCTGCGGCAAGCTGGCGCGCCACCTGGGCGAGCACGGCAAGCTCGACGTGGCGCTCGCCGCCTGCGACGTGTACCGCCCCGCGGCGGTCGACCAGCTCGTGAAGGTGGGTGCCCAGGCCGGCGCCGCCGTGTACGAGCAGGGCACGGGTCGCGACCCGGTGGACATCGCCGAGTGGGCGCTCGGCCAGGCCAAGGCCGACGGCCGCGACGTCCTGATCGTCGACACCTCCGGCCGCCTGCACATCGACGCCGAGCTCATGGAGGAGCTCGCCAGGATCAGGAAGCGCACCAAGCCGCACAACGTCCTGCTGGTGATCGACGCCATGACGGGCCAGGACGCCGTCAAGGTGGCACAGGAGTTTGCCGAGACCGCGCAGTTCGACGGCGTCGTCCTGTCCAAGCTCGACGGGGACGCGCGTGGCGGCGCCGCCCTCTCGGTCAAGGCGATCACCGGCAAGCCCATCCTCTACGCCTCCACCGGCGAGAAGCTGGACGCGTTCGAGCGCTTCCACCCCGACCGCATGGCCCAGCGGATCCTCGGCATGGGCGACGTCCGCACCCTGGTCGAGAAGGCCGAGCAGACGATGGACGAGACGAAGGCGGCCGAGCTCGAGAGGAAGATCCGCAAGGACGCCTTCACCTTCGACGACTTCCTCGACCAGATGGGCCAGATGCGCCGCATGGGGCCGATCGGCAGCCTGGTCAAGATGATCCCCGGCCTCGGCTCTCAGCTCGGCGACCTCCAGGTCGACGACCGCCAGCTCGACCGCGTCGAGGCCATCGTGCTCTCGATGACCCCCGCGGAGCGCGCCAACCCCAAGCTCCTGAGCGGATCGCGGCGGCGGCGCATCGCCCGCGGCTCGGGCACGTCGGTGCAGCAGGTCAATCAGCTCGTCAAGCAGTTCGAGCAGATGCGCAAGGTCATGCGCCAGCTCTCGCAGGGCAAGATGCCCTCGTTCGGGCAGCTCACGCGCTAACGTACTCCGCCGCTCTCTCCAACCTAGAGGTGAACCGAACTTGGCAGTACGCGTCAGGCTGACCCGCGTCGGCGGGAAGAAGAATCCGATCTGGCGGGTGGTCGTCGCCGACCAGCGCTCGCCGCGGGACGGCCGCGTGATCGAGACCATCGGCCGCTACAACGCGCAGACCGAGCCCTCCGAGATAGTGATCGACGAGGAGCGGCTGGAGCACTGGCTCGCCCGCGGCGCCCAGCCCACCAACACGGTGCGCAAGCTCATGCGGGCGAAGGGCATCGGCGCGGCAGCGCGCTAGCACGCGGCGATGGAGGAGCTCCTCCGCTATCTCGCCCGCTCGCTCGTGGACCATCCCGACAGCGTGAGCGTCGACGCCTTCGAGGAGGAGGACGGCACCCTCGTCCTCGAGCTCGAGGTGGCGGACGACGACGTCGGACAGGTGATCGGGCGCGGCGGCCGCACGATCAACGCGCTGCGGGCGGTCATACGCGCCGCCGCGGTCAAGGAAGAGCGCCGCGTGCTGGTCGACGTGGTGGAGTGAGCCCGCTCGTTCCCGTCGGGCGCGTCGGGCGCCCGCACGGCTGGGACGGCAGCTTCTGGGTGGAGGGCGCCGGGCACGGGCTGCCCGAGGGCACGAGGGTCACGGTGGGGGCGCGCGACGCGCGCGTGGAGCGGCGCGGCGGCACCGACGCCCGCCCGCTGCTGCGCGTCTCGGGCGTGGCCGACCGCGACGCCGCGTCCGCCGTGCGCGGCGAGCCGCTGCTCATGGCCGAAGCCGAGGCCCCGCTCGCCGAGGGCGAGTGGCTCATCGGGGACCTGGTGGGCTGCGAGGTGCCGGGGCTCGGCACGGTGCGACGCGTGATCGGGGCCCCGTCGTGCGACCTCCTCGAGGTGGGCGACGACGCGGTGCTCGTGCCGCTCGTCGCCGACGCCATCCGGCGCGTGGACACCGAGGCGCGCGTGATCGAGGTCGATCGGGAGTTCCTGGCGCTCTGAACATCGACGTCCTCACCCTGTTCCCGCCCTGGTTCGAGTGGTTCGCCGGCCAGCGCCATGTGCGCAACGCGGCCGCCCTGGGCCACGCGTTCGAGACCGTGGACCTGCGCGAGACCAGCCCGCTGAGCGCACGCCAGGTCGACGACACGCCCTACGGCGGCGGCGCCGGGATGGTCATCCGCGTGGACGTGGTCGAGGCCGCGCTGCAGGCTCGCTACGACACCGATCCGCTCGAGCTCGGCGGGCGCCGGCGCGTGATCGCGCTGGCCCCCGGGGGGCGCGCGTTCGACGACGCCCTTGCGACCGAGCTCGCCGCCGGCGACCGCGACCTGACGCTGCTCTGCGGCCGCTACGAGGGCTTCGACGAGCGGGTGCACGCCCATCTCGCCACGGATGTCGTCTCCATCGGGCGCTACGTGCTCTCGGGCGGCGAGCTGGCGGCGATGGTGGTCTGCGACGCCGTGGTCCGCAAGCTCCCCGGCGCCCTCGGGCACTCCGACAGCGCGGTGGAGGAGTCCTTCAGCGAGGCGCTGGAGGGCGCGCCCGAGTATCCGCACTACACGCGTCCCTTCGACTGGCATGGGCACGTGGTCCCCGACGTGCTGCTGTCCGGCGACCACGCGCGCATCCGGGACTGGCGGCTCGAGCAGGCCCGCTCGCGGGCCGGCGGATAGCCGATGCGCTAGTAGGGCAGGCCTTGGCCCCTTCGCTACCATTGCCCACCAGCGCGCCAGACCGTCCCGGTCGCGGCGCTCTCTTTTTGCCCTCTCCCCCCATGAGCAAGGTCATCGAAAGCCTGGAGCGCGAGCAGCTCCGCAAGGTTCCCGCGTTCCAGGCGGGCGACCGCGTCCGCGTCCACTTCCAGGTGGTCGAGGGCACCCGCCGCCGCACCCAGGTCTTCGAGGGCGTCGTGCTCAAGCGCCAGGGGTCGGGTGCACGCGAGACCTTCACTGTCCGCAAGCAGTCGTTCGGCGTCGGCGTGGAACGTACGTTCCCGCTGCACTCGCCGAAGATCGAGCGGATCGAGGTGGCCAGCCGCGGCGACGTGCGCCGCGCCAAGCTCTATTACCTGCGCGGGCGCATCGGCAAGGCCGCGCGCGTGCGCGAGCGCCAGTACGTGGCGGGCGCGGCCGTCGAGGTCGAGGCCGAAGCCGAGGCCGAGGCGCCCGGCGCGTTCGACGACCAGGGTGCACAGGAGGAGGCCGCCGTCCTGCCCGCCGAGGAGGGCGCGCAGGAGGAGGCCGCCGAGGGCGAGGGCGCCGGGGGCGAG comes from Thermoleophilaceae bacterium and encodes:
- a CDS encoding cystathionine gamma-lyase produces the protein MAARRDMGEGTRAVHAGLPESSAGAPFLPGPVLAAPYHLPGDPHATPYGYGRYANPTWTAYEAAVGELEGGLAVAFASGMAACTAVLVPGLAPGDLLVACSDGYPVVRALAAEHLEPRGVEVRFVPTAEIGRALEGAAMVWLETPSNPALDVCDVAAIALVTEAPVVVDNTLATPLGQRPLELGADMSVSSGSKALSGHGDLVMGLVTCADPERAAAVRRWRDRTGAIPGPFEAWLAHRSLATLELRLDRQCATALALAELLAAREDVDGVRYPGLAASPGHELASRQMRRFGPMVSFDLGRRERAERFLGALELVAEATSFGSVHSSAERRARWGQGDAVGEGFIRFSCGCEDTADVLADVERALAART
- a CDS encoding SPFH domain-containing protein; this translates as MSAAAIVLIVVGLVVLFILGRTVRIIPQARAGIIERLGRYNRTLDPGLTVIVPFIDRLRPLIDLREQVVSFPPQPVITEDNLVVNIDTVIYYQVTNPKSATYEIADYIGAIEQLTVTTLRNVIGGMTLEDTLTSRDKINAALRMVLDEATGKWGIRVNRVELKAVDPPGTIQEAMEKQMRAERDKRAAILTAEGYKQSQILTAEGEKQSAILKAEGQREAQILSAEGQSKAIETVFDAIHRGDADPKLLAYQYLQVLPQIAQGDSNKVWIIPSEFGQALGQFGSAIAQGGEGDRSRPPAKGDPPLGPPE
- the ffh gene encoding signal recognition particle protein codes for the protein MFDSLAERLQAALSDVRSRGKLTEEDVTRAMRQVRLALLEADVNFGVVKQFTAAVRERALGADVMESLHPGQQVVKIVDDELTELMGGSGRELAMSAGKPTVILMAGLQGSGKTTACGKLARHLGEHGKLDVALAACDVYRPAAVDQLVKVGAQAGAAVYEQGTGRDPVDIAEWALGQAKADGRDVLIVDTSGRLHIDAELMEELARIRKRTKPHNVLLVIDAMTGQDAVKVAQEFAETAQFDGVVLSKLDGDARGGAALSVKAITGKPILYASTGEKLDAFERFHPDRMAQRILGMGDVRTLVEKAEQTMDETKAAELERKIRKDAFTFDDFLDQMGQMRRMGPIGSLVKMIPGLGSQLGDLQVDDRQLDRVEAIVLSMTPAERANPKLLSGSRRRRIARGSGTSVQQVNQLVKQFEQMRKVMRQLSQGKMPSFGQLTR
- a CDS encoding KH domain-containing protein, coding for MEELLRYLARSLVDHPDSVSVDAFEEEDGTLVLELEVADDDVGQVIGRGGRTINALRAVIRAAAVKEERRVLVDVVE
- the rpsP gene encoding 30S ribosomal protein S16, which produces MAVRVRLTRVGGKKNPIWRVVVADQRSPRDGRVIETIGRYNAQTEPSEIVIDEERLEHWLARGAQPTNTVRKLMRAKGIGAAAR
- a CDS encoding thrombospondin type 3 repeat-containing protein — encoded protein: MPHRSPAAALAAVAALALLLAAAPASAAPCRPALFDAEPTLWDFHPALDGAIFDGAHGASGVWRDDAFDGYGQLTVDVAGGGGLTTYGSTGADACTREEGGREVVFPTVSIDGLQVSRKVYSPAAGPGFIRWLDVLHNPGSAPISTAMRFTGNLGTDAAPDPPATAVFATSSGDAVAGPADSWAASDDGGGGDPQIVHVWDDAGPGAADRADVVTLADGDEDVEMRYGGVTIAPGATAAFMHLAALRSTRADATAAAQMLSVGGGMVFFGLSPGEGAALRNWSGLDFDRDGVASESDNCPYSGNPGQEDSNGDGIGDACAGDIDGDGLSNEREALLGTNPALADTDGDSVPDGSDVCAVRAGLGVDGCADTTRPLSTVSRYARRPRRSRLFSRGLTARVGCDEPCSVRVQLIRSSRGVRFSRGGDLIVGERLQGQPQFGRRTVRVKPLRRFRRVLRRGTRLTFRVIVSDVSGNRRTLNRRIVVR
- the trmD gene encoding tRNA (guanosine(37)-N1)-methyltransferase TrmD codes for the protein MDVLTLFPPWFEWFAGQRHVRNAAALGHAFETVDLRETSPLSARQVDDTPYGGGAGMVIRVDVVEAALQARYDTDPLELGGRRRVIALAPGGRAFDDALATELAAGDRDLTLLCGRYEGFDERVHAHLATDVVSIGRYVLSGGELAAMVVCDAVVRKLPGALGHSDSAVEESFSEALEGAPEYPHYTRPFDWHGHVVPDVLLSGDHARIRDWRLEQARSRAGG
- a CDS encoding NfeD family protein, whose amino-acid sequence is MPDWVLWMIAAALLAAGEAATLSFILGPIGLAALLAGGVALAGVSIELQFVVFILASIGSLAIVRPIARRHLRTPPQIRTGTAALVGRTALVLDRVDGDGGSVKLGGEVWSARAFDDERVYEPGARVEVLEIEGATALVSE